In Puniceicoccales bacterium, the genomic stretch ATAAATGCCAGCACTTCAAAAATGTCGCATTTCGATATTGACAACCATCATGTTTGCGGTTCCCAGGATGTCATAAATTCATTGCCAAGTTAATCCAATTTTTTAAGCTATTTAATCTTGGTATGAGTAGGTGACGCTATGGATAGAATTGGTACAAATAATTCGATGCCTCAGCCCATCGCTGCTACAGCAAATAAAAACGGTATTGGACATGTTAATGCCTCTAATTGTTCGTTTCATTTTTTGAAACTTAGGAAAGGCCTAGGTGGAGCACCAAATATTGAGACTTCACCTCTGGAGAATAAATCTGTTAGTAGTGCTAATAAAGCCAATTCCATGTTGATAAATTCCATGGACGATAAAGCAACCATAGCGAGGTCATTGATTAACAAAGTTAAGGAAGAGGAATCAATTTTGTCCAACGGTAAAAATAGCCTAACCTCTAGGAGAAAACCAGGAAGCCAGGTATGCTTGAAGGTATTATCAGATTTGATCGCCGTGGCCGAGGCAAATGGTAATAAAAATCAAGTCTTTTGCAATAAAGACATGAAAAATTTGATAACCATATTCTGCCCAGATAAGCTCGGTGTGTTCGAAAATATGGATGTTACATCCGAGGGTCAAATGAAAGGAATCCTTAACGAAATAAAGAATGGGATAAATGGTTATATAGGTGTAGATAATGCACTTCCGGAGCGTGTTCCTTCAAAATCCCAGTGTAAATCTTTGGAAAATGTGATGGCGTCAACCTTGCAGTCCATGTCCGGAGTTGGTAGGACCGGTTACAAAAATATGACTATTTGTGGCCGGAGTGAAAGACTGGCGACCATAGGTAAGGTATTGAAAGTGATTGGTTCTGCTGTGGCTATTGGTGCGATGGTTACCGCAGGGGTGCTATCCGGTGGCACCTTATTTGCCATTGGAGGTGTAGCCATATCGTTAAATATTGCCGTTGGCGGAGGTGCTGCACTTGGAGGGTTGGCTGTTTATCTAGCCGGGTCCAATACAGAACTTAATGCAAGAGCCAATGCTGATATACCATTTAAGGCAAGGCTGATGTGTACTTTGGCCAATGCTGCCAGCTATATATCGGTTGTTGGGAGTATTTCCCACATAGTTGCAGAATTTACCGACATAAATATCCCACTGCTGGGGACCGTAGTTTCAAAGCTGGATAATTTATCGAGAGTGATTACTTATGCTGCTGAAATGAGCATACAAATTCAATCATTTATGGCTATGGTAAAAGATGATCTTTCTATTAATAATAAGTATAAGCCAGAACTTGACATTGATTTTAAAGAGATGCTTGATGCTCTTAAAAGTAATGATTCAAGCAGGATTGTTAATAAAATATTTACAAAATTTTCAGGAATATTAAATGAAATGCCGGATGATAAGATGTGCGTATATTCTGATAAAATGTGTGATATATTAGAATCGATTTCACACTTTGTTGTGTCGACAGATAATGCAACAAAGGTAATTGGTGGTGAATTGCAACCCAATATACTTAGCCAGTCCGGTCATTTTGCTGAAGTAATAGAAAATGCCGTGGATATGATGAATACTTTTAATGAAATTGTTGCTAATAATACCAAATCTGGGACCCTGGATGGTGGAAAGGATTTATTTAAAGATATATTTTCAATCCTTGTCCTTAACTCTATTGAAGGAAGTACTACGATTAATATCAATATTGATGTTGGTAGTTATGCAAAGAAAAATAGTGAATTTAAAAACGTCCTGACTGCTTTTGACTCTAAAGTAAAGAGTAAAATAGAAGCAAGAAACTTCAATGCTCCGGGTAGTTGGTCTAATTTGTCTATGTTCCTGTCCAGAGCGTTAGCTACCTGCCCATTGGATAAAAATTGAAAGACTGCAGCTAATCCATCGAAAACATGGTTTTGCCTAGATTCAACCAAAACCAAAGGTTGTTTCTGATCTATTTGCTATGCTTTTCCGTATAGATTGGCCCATTCGGCTTCCAATTTTGATAATTTTTTCTCTATTTCTGATAATTTTTCGAAAATTTCGGTGGAATAGCTGTTGTACAATATTGTTTCCAGTTCGGATTTTTTCAAATTATAGGATTCCATTTCTTCCTCCAGTGCCTTCAATTTTTTTTTGGTTTGAGCCGATGCTCTATCTGGGTTTTGCTGTGGTTTTTCAGATTTTTTCCGACCACCGGGTTGTTCTCGTTGGTCCCTTAGTAGATAGTCGATGTAATCATTCAAATCACCGTCGAATGGCTGGCAAAGATGGTCCTTAACTATCAGCAGTTGATCACAGGTGGCTTCAATGGTATGGAAATCGTGGGTCACAAGTACCAGGGTGCCGGTGTATTTATTTATGGCATCGATAAGTGCTTCCCGGGCTTCTATGTCCAGATGATTCGTTGGCTCATCGAGGACCAAAATATGTGGTGAATTTCTTGTTATCACTGACAGCAACAGCCGGGTTTTTTCTCCACCAGATAGCTTGGAAATAACCGTGTCCGCTCGTTGCTGGGTTAGGCCGAATCTAGCCAGTTGGCTGCGGACACTTTGTTCTTTTTCACCGGCCAGGGCCGAGCTTAGGGTTTCGTAGGGCGTCTTGGTTAGCTGTAACTCATCCGTTTGTTGCTGAGAGAAATAGGCTGATTTTAGGCCTTTTGCGAACTCGATCGATCCAGCCAGTGGATTGAGTCTATTTGCGATTAATTTCACGAGAGTTGATTTGCCGTTTCCATTTGCTCCTAGTATGGCAATGCGATCTGTCATGTCGATTTTCAGGTTCAGGTCATGGATAACGATCTTGTCACCGTAGCCGACGGTACAGTTCTTTATTTGAACCAGAAGTCTATCTATCACAGATGGTTGTGGGAATTCAAATCTGGTAGAATGTTCCGGTGGAATCTTTGGAAGCGCTTCCATTTTTTCCAACATTTTTATCCGACTTTGGGCCTGTTTAGCCTTGGATGCCTTGTATCTGAACCTGTCCACGAAGGCCTGTAGATGCTTGCGCGAGGATTCCTGTTTTTCTATATTTTTCGACAATTCTTGCAGACGCCTTGCCCTGGTTTCTTCGAAGGTGTCGTAGTTGCCGGAATATAGTTTGATCGATGAGTTGCTCAGGTGTAAGATCTTATCGCACAGGCTGTTTAACAAGTCACGCTCGTGGCTTATGATTAAAATGGATTTGTTCAGTTTTCCGAGGTAGTTTTTTAACCAGGCGCAGGTTTCAAAGTCCAGGTGATTTGTCGGTTCGTCAAGCAACAAAATATCCGATGGTGCGAATAATGTTGCGGCCAGAGCGGCCCGAACCTGCCAACCACCAGAAAACTCCGAAAGTGGTTTTGCCATGTCGCTGGACGAAAACCCAAGCCCGGCCAATATTGCCGAGGCCTGACTTTCGGCAGAAAACCCGCCGATTGACTGAAATTGTTCGTATAGCTCCGCCAGGGCATTGCCGTCTTCCTCGTTGTCTATCATGACCTTAAGTTTCGTTAATTCGGTGTTGGAGGATAACACGAGATTCAGGACCGTCTGGGTTCTATCTTGCAATTCCTGATGAACCGTTACCACCTTCTGTCGGTTTGGTACCGTTATTTCGCCGCAGTCGATGGTTTCTTTCCCTAGTATTAGTTTGAACAACGTCGTCTTGCCACAGCCGTTATGTCCCACCACACCAATTTTCGAACTATCTGGAATAGAGACAGATACGTCATCGAAAAGCACTCGATTGCCCAGGCGAAACGTCAAGTTTTTTATGTTAATCATCGTTAATTGCTGCACTAGCATACTTGGCTAGAGCTGCAAAATCAATAAGATTTTGCCCAGATAGCCCGGTATTCTCCGGGATTTCCGGTGAATGGACATCTGCCTTGATTGGAAGTGTTTTCAGGGATGCATCTTATGGTTACACCGAGGTCTTTTTTTATCTTTGCTTCGGTTTCCTTTGAACCATCCCAGTAGGAAATTGCAAAACCACCGCCTTGGTTTTCGTCATCAAAAAATTCATAAAAATTTTTTTTCGAATCTATTTCCACGGTATTTTTTTTCCTGAATTCCAGTGCCCGGTTGAACAAGCTGTCCTGGACGGATTTTAATAGGGTTGGTAGGGTTTGGATGAAAACCGGCGATTTTTCCGATGTTTTTATCAAACTATCTCTGCGGATGTAGCTCAGGGATAGGTTTTCTATCTCTTTGTTACCCAACTCTATAATGATCGGAACGCCTTTTTTTATCCAGGTCCATAGTTTATCGCCGCCACGCATATCTCTTCTGTCGATTTCAATTTTTATTGGTTTACCTTCGAAGGTCTTCTCCGTTAGTTCCTTGCATAACCTGTCGCAGGCTTCTAGTATTTTCGGCCTGGAGGTCTCGTCATGGATCACCGGTAATATAACTGCTTGAAGTGGAGCTAGTTTAGGTGGTAGAACCAGGCCATCATCATCCGAGTGGATCATGATTAGACCACCAATCAGGCGCGTTGATACGCCCCAGGAAGTGGTCCAGGCAAATTCTTCCGAGCCATCGCGCCCCATGAATTTTATCTTCGATGCCTGGGAAAAATTTTGGCCCAGAAAGTGAGATGTGCCGACCTGGAGGGCTTTTTTGTCCTGCATCATCGCCTCGATACAGTAGGTATCCACCGCTCCTGGAAAGCGTTCTGAATCGCTTTTCCGGCCACAGATAACCGGCATGGCCGCAAAATCTTCGGCAAATCTCCGATAACATTCCAGCATGCACTTGGTTTCCTCGATGGCTTCTTCGATGGTTTCATGTGCTGTATGCCCTTCTTGCCAAAGGAATTCTGTTGTTCTCAGGAACATTCGTGTTCGCATTTCCCAGCGGACCACGTTCGCCCACTGGTTGATCAACAGTGGCAGGTCTCTGTAGGACTGGACCCATTTTGCAAATGATTCACCGATAATGGTTTCTGATGTTGGCCTGACGATGAGAGGCTCTTCCAGAGGTGCTACGGGAACCAATTCACCTGATTCATTAGTCTCTAGGCGAGAATGAGTTACCACAGCACATTCCTTGGCAAACCCTTCCACATGCTCGGCTTCCCTGGCTAGAAGTTTCAATGGAATAAACAGTGGAAAGTAGGCATTCCTGTGGCCGGTGGCTTTGAACATTTCGTCTAGTAGGGCAGTCATATTTTCCCAAATGGCGTAGCCCCAAGGTTTTATCACCATGCATCCCCGAACCACACTGGGCTCGGCCAGATCCGCTGCGGTGATAATCTGCTGGTACCATTCCGGATAATTTTCCGATCTCAGTGGTGAAATTGCGTGTTTTTTGCTCATGTTTTTAGTAAATTTAGCGAATCCAATAGGGATTGGAGTTCGGTATGTTTTTTTAGATTTTCTTCGAGTAATTTTTTCGCACCCTCAACTATTTGCTGTGGAGCACTGCTAATAAATGCCTTATCGTCCAATTTGGATTGATTTTTTGCTATCAATTGATTGACCTTTTGGATCTCAATTGCGAGTCTCTGCTTTTCACCGGCCAGATCTATCTGGTTGGCTAGGTCCAGGTACATGGTTCCATCAGGAGTTAAAACAGCCGGCAGATCTAGCCCGGAGTCGGTTTTTATAATTTCCTCTGCACCAATGAAATGCCTAATAATTTTGCCATAGTTTGAAATGATGGAGTCATGGCCATCGGCTGGTTTATGGTAAAAAGTTACGTCTTTTTTGGCGGCCAGTCCATATTTGGCTTTTAGTGCCCGAGATAGTGATATAACTTCTTTAACAATAGAGACTTCCAGTAAAGAATCCTCGTCAAGTTTCAGGCCCGTGGATTCCAGTCTGGCCAACAGATCAGCCACGGATTCTATCTTCTGGTCATTTATAAATCCGGTTCCATAGCCTGCTGTGTGCCATAACTCCTCTGTTATGAACGGGATAAATGGATGCAAAATCAACAGGCATTGCCGCAGGACCAGGTCGTATATGGCAATTACCGATGCCGTCTGGGTTATCTTGGATAGCTCCAGGTACCAGTCGCAGAAGTCTTTCCAGAAGAATGAGTAGATTATCTGCAAAGCTCGATTAAATTCGTATTTTGCCATGGATTCTTCAAATTCGGTCAAAATTCTTAATAATTGGGTCAATAGGGCTCCATCTAGTCGTGAAGTTTCCTTTGGATTTATACGAGAAAAAATCCCTTCAATGGTTTTATCCTGGTTACCTTGATTTTCTTGTCTTTCTTCAAGTGTTTGCCTGAACCGGAAGGCATTCCACAGTTTATTGCAAAAATTACGGCCAAACTCTACCCGTTCTTCGAAAAATAAAATATCTTGGCCCTGGGGAGCCATGGATAATAGTCCGAATCTTAGCCCATCGGCCCCATATTTTTTGATTAGGTCCAATGGTTCCGGTGAATTCCCAAGGCTCTTTGACATCTTTCGGCCAAGCTTGTCGCGAATTATGCCGGTGAAGTAAACGTTTGCAAAGGGTATGCGTTCACCTAGCTCGTCGATAGAAAGAGTGTTTTTATCCTTATCGTCGTTCAGTAGTTCAAGGGAGGCTATGATCATTCTGGCTACCCAGAAAAAAATTATGTCAGGTCCGGTAACCAGGTCGCTGGTAGGGTAGAAATAGTCGAACCCGTTTGTCTTCATTTTTTCCAGGTCTGGCCAGCCAAAGGTCGCCAGTGGCCATATTGCCGAGGAGAACCAGGTATCTAACACATCTTCATCCTGTTCCCAATTCTCCCTGTCGCTAGGGCCGGTGAGGGATACATGGATATGGGCCGGATTGTTTCTGTCGTAGCCTTTTCGATACCAAACAGGTATCCTGTGTCCCCACCAGAGCTGTCGACTTATACACCAATCCTTGATGTGTTCAAGCCAATGCAGATAGGTTTTTGTCCATCTTTCTGGCCTGAACCTTATGAGCCCATTCAAAACCACCGCTTTGGCTTCCTCGATTTTTGGATATTTTAAAAACCATTGCTCGGAAAGCCTTGGCTCGACCGGAACATTTGCCCTTTCGGAAAATCCTACGTTGCTCAAGTAGGGCTCTTCTTTTATCAGTAGGCCAAGCTCGCCTAATTTCTTCACCGAGATTTCTCTTGCCATGAATCGATCCATGCCATCAAAATCGCTACCTGCCAGGGAATTTAGCGTACCGTCAGGATTCATTATGTCTAGGAACTCCAGCTGGTGTCTTTGGCCGATTTCAAAATCTATGGCCGAATGGGCCGGTGTTACTTTCAGTGCGCCGGAACCAAACTCCTGGTCCACGGCTTCATCGGCTATGATCTTTATTTCCGCTTCTTTCAACGGCCTTAGGCAGGTCTTACCAATTAGTCTGCGATAGCGATTATCCTTTGGATTGACAGCCACGGCCACATCTCCCATAATCGTTTCGGGTCTGGTTGTGGCTACCTGGATAAATCCACTGCCATCGGTTAATCTATACTTTATGTGATAAAGCGTGGATTGCTGAGGTTTCACCAGCACTTCTTCGTCACTCAGCGCCGTGAGGCTAACCGGGCACCAATTCACCATACGTTTTCCACGATAAATATATCCTCTGTTATATAACTCGACGAAGGCTGTTAACACTGCCTGGCTGTAGGCCGGATCTAGGGTATGGACCTTGGCATCCCAGGTACATGATACTCCGAGTTTTTTGAGTTGTTCCAATATCAGATTTCCATGCTTATCCCTCCATTCACTGACCCGTTGAATGAATTTTTCCCGGCCGATATCATGGCGTGTTTTACCTTCTTTCATCAGCTCTTTTTCAACTTTTACCTGGGTTGCTATGCCGGCGTGGTCGGTGCCAGGAATCCATAATGCTGACTTTCCAAGTTGCCTAGCGCGTCTAACAAGTACATCCTGCAGAGTATTATTAAGCAGATGACCCATGTGTAATACCCCGGTTACGTTGGGTGGTGGCATCAATATACAGAAATGACCCTTTGCATGGTTTATTTTTTTCCTAAAGCAACCTTCCTCTTGCCACCTGACGTACCATTTTTTTTCCAGATCATCTGGATTGTATGCGGGCTCAATCATTTGTCCTAATACTAGTAATATTTTTTTTAAAATGTCTACATTTCATCCTATTAAGAATGAATGTTTGTAAAACCTGCTTGACTAATATTTTTTTTTGCTGATGCTGTCTAGGCAGGCTGGGAGCTATGCAACTTTAGAGCCGACTAACTCCGCCAGGACTGGAAGGTAGCAACGGTTGTCAGGTTTGTTGTGTGCTGTAGACTTCCTGGCCTCTTATGCTTTAGATTGCAAAATAAAAAATTGGTGAAAAATTTTTTATACAGATAATGCATGATTAATCTTCTTGACTCTTTATTCGTGTTCGGATTATTTTCAGTTCGTAAACATAATGGAGTGTATATTATAGGTTATGGCAACGAGATTTAGTCCATTAATACTTATTGTTGAAGATGATGCAGCTTTATCAAAAACCATAGAGAGGCAATTACAATTGGCCGGGATGGAAGCTCAGGCATTTTACAATGCAGCCGATGCTTTAGGGTTTTTACAAAGATCGTTTTCTAACCTGATGTTACTAGATATAAATCTTCCGGACAAGGATGGTATTTCTCTGCTTAATGAGTTACAAAAGAAGAAAATTTTTATTCCAACGATTTTTATAACAGGCAGAGACACTCCAGATATTAAGATAAAAGGATTTGATTGTGGAGCCGATGATTTTATCACTAAACCATTTGATTTGAATGAGTTAATTGCAAGAGTATCGGCTGTTTTACGTAGAAGTGAAAAATCAAGAGACTTGGAAGTCACCGCCAATACGTCTTTGGCCGATGGAAAGTTCATTTTTTTAAACACAACGGTAGATCCGGCGAGGTTGGAAATAAGGTTTATGAACGGAAGGGTTGAAGTTATAGGGAAGAAGGAATTCGGAATTATTAGCTGTTTTTATAAAAATCCCAATGCAATCCTGAGTAGAAAAAGCCTGATTCATAGCATATGGGGAAACCATGCCAATGTGAAAAGTAGATCATTAGACCAATATGTGGTCAAGGTTAGGCATATTTTTCAAAGAAACGGAGTTTCCACCGGCGACAATATAAAAACCATCCACGGCATTGGGTATATGTATACTCCGGAGAAATGATTGCCAAAAGTTATTACTTTGATAGATAAAAAAGCCGGTATCAATTTACCGATTTTTTTGTTTTTTTGTTTTTCTGTTCCCCTGTTTTTTTATCTTTTACCCAATTCCTTCGGCGTTAAGCTTGCTGTGTGGTTATAGCTTCTATCCTTTTGCTCAACAGTTTAACTACCACGAACCAGACAATGCATATGACCACAAATATAGAAAACGTATAGGGGATTATGGTAAAGAAGCTCGCCTGGGGTATTATCGATAGTAGCGCGGAATTGATCCAGGCGCCACCGCCTTTACCCATTCTGCCACCGACCACTTCCACCACAGCTTTACCTTTGACCTTCATTTCTTCGTCCAACGGTATGTAGGACATTTCCTTCGTCGGGTCGAACAGCGCATATTTGGTAGATTTGGCTATCAAAACAACTGCGGCTCCTAGAAAAACCGATGCCGATAAAGGTGTTAATCCAATGGAACTAAGAACAGTTCCAAGGCTTGCCACATCTTTGAACAGCACGAAAGTGAAAAACAATGAGCCTATCATCACAAACAACAGCGGAGTTATTATGGCTGCGGTAAACCATTTACAAACTCTCAATATGTTGCCCGCAAAGACTATAATAATCATTGATGCGATTCCAGTCCAGAATACGTACTTGCTCATGAAGGAATTAAAAGCGTTGGGATCCTTATATTGCATACCAACCTGTTTTTTCCATAGGGCCTCCACGAGATTTATGCTGATGCCATAGCACACAACCAAAGCGGCAATCAATCCGATATAAGGAGATGTGAATATTATCTTAAAACTCTGAGACAGAGGTATGCTTTTCTTTTTCTTTCCACCGGAGTTACCAGGTAATTCTGGTTTATCGTAGAACCGCTTGTCGGTCAAGACATTGGTATATATCCAGCGGAAAGTTATCATGGCCAGTATACCGAGCACAACGACTATCCCCATTAGCCAATTCAATGAAATTTGCCAAGGATCTACGCCAGGTTTTACCTTATCCTTTATGTTGGAAAAATGCTCACCGACGATGCCTGAAGCCAACACGGCCATCTGGGCCATCAATCCGAAGAACGAATACATTCTTTTGGCTTCGGATGTCTTGGTTATTTGGTTCGCAAACTGCCAAAATGAAAGAGATAAAAGCACTCCACCCCACAATTCTGCCAGTATAAAAAACAGCACATAGGACCAGTTACCAACTATGGCGATGGGCCAATGAAGGCATTTCGGAGCTGCTTTACGCCAAGCAGTTACAGTTTCCATAGATGGATGAAGTATGTCCAAATTTGGATATATCAGATAGGCAAATGCACCAAAAAAAACTATAAAGGGTGTTAGTGAAAAATAAAACAATTTTTCATTGCTCAGAATATTACTGGCTTTCGCATACAATAGCATGAATATTATGGCCGATGGCACCACACAGAATCCTTTTATAAATGGAATAACCTCGGCATCGGATCCGGGCCCTGTTACTATCAAACTATCTTTGATGTTCCGTAGGCAGGTATAGTTGAAGAGGATACAGAAAAAGATCAAGCTCATCGGTAGAGCCTTCTTCAATTCATAGGTATGTAATGGAAAAAATATACGTCTTAATTTACTAAACTCTTGTGTTGGTTCTTCTGCCATATTTTATTTATTTAAATACACTGTGGATTATTATTGGAGTCATTACTCTAAATTATGTTTACAAGCAAATGCAAGCATTTTTAGATTAGATTCAGACATTCTTCTTTTCAACAGATCACTCTAAAATAAGGGTATCATATTTATTGGAATATTGCAAGCACTAGTATAAAGACAATTGACGTCAGAAATATTTAAATAATAAAGCACCTAGCATGACAAATAAAGATTTCGCTATTTCGGATGCCAATGAAGCCGTGGCCAGTGTGGCCTATAGATTAAGTGAGTTGATTGCAATCTATCCGATAACACCGTCATCACCGATGGCAGAGTTTTCCGATGAATGGTCCATGGCTGGCAGGGAAAATATTTTTGGTCAGGTACCTGAGCTGGTCCAGCTCGAATCCGAGGCTGGCGTTGCCGGTTCATTGCATGGGGCGTTGCAATGTGGAGTGCTATCGACTACCTTTACCGCTTCCCAGGGTTTGCTTCTGATGATTCCGAACATGTATAGGATTGCCGGTGAGCTCATGCCGTTTTGTATGCATGTCACAGCAAGAAGCTTAGCTACACATGCCCTGTCGATCTTTGGCGATCATTCCGATGTGATGGCCTGTCGTCAGACTGGATTTGCCCTGCTAGCCTCAGGTTCGGTTCAGGAAGCTCAGGATTTGGCCTGCATAGCTCAGGCGGCGACTCTGGAATCACGTGTTCCATTTATGCATTTTTTCGATGGCTTTAGGACTTCCCATGAGATCAATATGTATAGTCCATTGACCGATAGTGACTTACAGAAAATGTTAAACACAGATCTTATAACCGGACACAGAATAAGGTCTCTGTCACCGGAGAATCCGTTTATAAGAGGTACGGCGCAGAATCCGGATGTATTTTTCCAGGGAAAGGAAGCTTCCAACAGATTTTACAATGCAGTGCCGGGCATAGTGGATAAGTATCTGGACAAGCTCCACAGCATAACCGGTAGAAAATACGAACTTTTTCAATATTATGGCGATGACAATCCTGATAGGTTGATAATTTGCCTAGGATCCGGTGGTGAAGTGGTTAAAAATGTCGTGGACTTCCTGAATGCCAATGGTAGCCATGTGGGACTGCTCAAGGTCAGATTGTTCAGGCCATTTTCCATTGAGCATTTTGTCAAGGCCTTACCACAGAGCGTGAAAGCCATCGCGGTGCTGGATAGAACAAAAGAACCTGGGTCTGTTGGTGAGCCACTATACATGGATGTGGTTTCTGCGATTTCCGAGGCAAAGGCCGATGGTATCATTTCTAAGTCTTTCAACCCTACTGTGATCGGTGGTCGCTATGGCCTGGGCTCGAAGGATTTTTCACCGGCGATGGCAAGGGCTGTTTTTGATGAGCTCGACCGGGAATTGCCGAAAAAACATTTTTCAATCGGCATAAATGATGATGTAACCCAAAAATCTTTGCCCTACGACCGAGGCTTTCAATTACCCACCGAAGAGATGTTTGAGGCGGTATTTTTTGGTCTTGGTTCGGATGGTACGGTAGGTGCTAATAAGAACACTATCAAAATCATTGGGACCGAGACCGACCGTTTTGTCCAGGCCTATTTCGTCTATGATTCGAAAAAATCCGGGGCCATGACTGTATCTCATCTGCGTTTTGGTAATCGACCAATAGAGGCACCCTATTTGATAAGTAATGCAAATTTCGTGGCCTGCCATCAATTTTCATTCATCGAAAAATATGACATCCTGAGGTACCTGCGTTACGGAGGGATATTGCTGCTGAATGCACCATTTAATAGTGAAAACGTCTGGCCTTCGCTGCCCAGGGAAGTGCAGGAACGGGTTTTTAATAAAAAAATAAAGCTTTACGCCATAGATGCCTACAATGTGGCCCGTAGATTTGGCATGGGGGGAAGGATAAATACCATAATGCAGACCTGCTTTTTTGCCATTTCCGGACTGCTGCCCAGGGAGGAAGCTATAGATAAAATAAAGCAATCTATCAGAAAAACTTACGCTAAAAAAGGCGAGCAGATCGTGCAGAAGAATTTCGATGCGGTCGATGCCACTTTGGCCCAGCTTTTTGAGGTAAAAGTATGCGGAATATTTAATGGTAAGCCCATGGCCGATGCCAGGGATAGTAAGGCGCCAGCGTTTGTTAATGATGTAATAGCCAAGATGATAGCTATGCAAGGAGATGATTTGCCGGTCAGTGTGTTTCCGGTGGATGGAACCTGGCCGGTGGGCACATCCAAATGGGAAAAACGCTGTATTGCCCAGGAAATACCTTTGTGGAATCCTGCTATTTGCATCCAATGCAATAGATGCTCTTTTGTCTGTCCCCATGCGGCGATTAGGCCGAAATGTTATGCAAAAAACTTACTTGATGGCCAACCAGTTGGGTTTAAATCAGCGGATTTTCGTTCCAAGGACATGGTTGACCATAGATTTACTATCCAGGTTTCACCAGCGGATTGCACTGGCTGCGGGCTATGTTTTGAAGTGTGTCCTGGAAAGGATAGGGCAACCGGTGAAAAGGCGTTGATGATGAACCAGGTTGAAAGTCTTGGCGGGGCAGAACAAACGAATTATGAGTTCTTTGATAACCTTCCCTATGATAACGGTGACCTGGTGATCTGTGATGTGAAATCCAGCCAATTTCGACAGCCATTGTTTGAATTTTCCGGAGCCTGTGCTGGTTGCGGTGAAACACCTTATATAAAGTTGTTGACCCAGTTGTTCGGAGATCATGCAGTCATCGCCAATGCCACCGGCTGTTCGTCAATTTATGGCGGAAACCTGCCTACCACTCCCTATACGACCAATGGCCATGGCTGTGGTCCGGCCTGGGCAAATTCTCTATTTGAAGATAATGCTGAGTTTGGGTTTGGCATTCGGGTAGCCATGGATAAAAAGCAGGCCATGGCCAGGGATTTGTTGATGAAAAAATCTTTGGATTTTGGAGATTCCTTTGTCGATGCATTGATTAATTCGCCGCAAACCAAAAGCTCCGAGCTAGAAGCCCAACGTTCCAGGGTCCTGGAATTGAAACGTAGATTGATTTCATGCAATGACCTGGAATCAAAGCTACTATTTGATTTGGCTGACAACCTGATTAACAAATCGGTTTGGATCGTTGGTGGCGATGGTTGGGCCTATGACATAGGGTATGGAGGTCTTGATCA encodes the following:
- the nifJ gene encoding pyruvate:ferredoxin (flavodoxin) oxidoreductase, translating into MTNKDFAISDANEAVASVAYRLSELIAIYPITPSSPMAEFSDEWSMAGRENIFGQVPELVQLESEAGVAGSLHGALQCGVLSTTFTASQGLLLMIPNMYRIAGELMPFCMHVTARSLATHALSIFGDHSDVMACRQTGFALLASGSVQEAQDLACIAQAATLESRVPFMHFFDGFRTSHEINMYSPLTDSDLQKMLNTDLITGHRIRSLSPENPFIRGTAQNPDVFFQGKEASNRFYNAVPGIVDKYLDKLHSITGRKYELFQYYGDDNPDRLIICLGSGGEVVKNVVDFLNANGSHVGLLKVRLFRPFSIEHFVKALPQSVKAIAVLDRTKEPGSVGEPLYMDVVSAISEAKADGIISKSFNPTVIGGRYGLGSKDFSPAMARAVFDELDRELPKKHFSIGINDDVTQKSLPYDRGFQLPTEEMFEAVFFGLGSDGTVGANKNTIKIIGTETDRFVQAYFVYDSKKSGAMTVSHLRFGNRPIEAPYLISNANFVACHQFSFIEKYDILRYLRYGGILLLNAPFNSENVWPSLPREVQERVFNKKIKLYAIDAYNVARRFGMGGRINTIMQTCFFAISGLLPREEAIDKIKQSIRKTYAKKGEQIVQKNFDAVDATLAQLFEVKVCGIFNGKPMADARDSKAPAFVNDVIAKMIAMQGDDLPVSVFPVDGTWPVGTSKWEKRCIAQEIPLWNPAICIQCNRCSFVCPHAAIRPKCYAKNLLDGQPVGFKSADFRSKDMVDHRFTIQVSPADCTGCGLCFEVCPGKDRATGEKALMMNQVESLGGAEQTNYEFFDNLPYDNGDLVICDVKSSQFRQPLFEFSGACAGCGETPYIKLLTQLFGDHAVIANATGCSSIYGGNLPTTPYTTNGHGCGPAWANSLFEDNAEFGFGIRVAMDKKQAMARDLLMKKSLDFGDSFVDALINSPQTKSSELEAQRSRVLELKRRLISCNDLESKLLFDLADNLINKSVWIVGGDGWAYDIGYGGLDHVLASGRNVNVLVLDTEVYSNTGGQQSKATPMGAVAKFAANGKSTFKKDLGMLAVSYGNIYVAQVAFGANDSHAVKAFIEAESYDGPSMVIAYCHCIAHGFDMTKALDQQKKAVDSGHWPLYRFDPRRISQGKAAFSLDSKSPKISLAEYMQGEMRFNLLSRDNKEKADELLKEAEERIAKKYRLFEMLSSFIG
- a CDS encoding NTP/NDP exchange transporter, with translation MAEEPTQEFSKLRRIFFPLHTYELKKALPMSLIFFCILFNYTCLRNIKDSLIVTGPGSDAEVIPFIKGFCVVPSAIIFMLLYAKASNILSNEKLFYFSLTPFIVFFGAFAYLIYPNLDILHPSMETVTAWRKAAPKCLHWPIAIVGNWSYVLFFILAELWGGVLLSLSFWQFANQITKTSEAKRMYSFFGLMAQMAVLASGIVGEHFSNIKDKVKPGVDPWQISLNWLMGIVVVLGILAMITFRWIYTNVLTDKRFYDKPELPGNSGGKKKKSIPLSQSFKIIFTSPYIGLIAALVVCYGISINLVEALWKKQVGMQYKDPNAFNSFMSKYVFWTGIASMIIIVFAGNILRVCKWFTAAIITPLLFVMIGSLFFTFVLFKDVASLGTVLSSIGLTPLSASVFLGAAVVLIAKSTKYALFDPTKEMSYIPLDEEMKVKGKAVVEVVGGRMGKGGGAWINSALLSIIPQASFFTIIPYTFSIFVVICIVWFVVVKLLSKRIEAITTQQA
- a CDS encoding response regulator transcription factor; its protein translation is MATRFSPLILIVEDDAALSKTIERQLQLAGMEAQAFYNAADALGFLQRSFSNLMLLDINLPDKDGISLLNELQKKKIFIPTIFITGRDTPDIKIKGFDCGADDFITKPFDLNELIARVSAVLRRSEKSRDLEVTANTSLADGKFIFLNTTVDPARLEIRFMNGRVEVIGKKEFGIISCFYKNPNAILSRKSLIHSIWGNHANVKSRSLDQYVVKVRHIFQRNGVSTGDNIKTIHGIGYMYTPEK